The Candidatus Hinthialibacter antarcticus genomic sequence CGGCGACGCTGATTATCCGCGCACTGTCTGTTCAGGATGTTGAGTTAAAAGATTGGCTGGTTGTGTTTGGCCGCGAACTACTAACAGGTCTGTTGCTTGGCGCTTTTTTGGGAATCATTGCGATGCTTCTCGTTGTTTTGTGGCCCGGCGCGGAGACCTTATTCGGCGCCAATTATATTATGTTCGGATTCACCATTAGTTGCGCTGTTGTTGGCGTGGTGACGGCGGGCGCGGTGATTGGCTCTATGCTTCCATTTCTTTTATCCGCATGGGGCGTTGATCCGGCGTTGGCTTCAACGCCGCTTGTCGCGACGTTGGTTGACGCACTGGGCGTTGTCATATTGTTTTCGGCGGCGTTATTGATTCTCGCTTGAATAATTCAAACACAAGGCGCTTATGACGACTTACGCCTATACCTTTCGTGAACGAGCGCTGAACGCCATTCAACGATACGGCATGTTGAAGAAAGGCGCGCGTCCGCTGTTGGCTGTATCCGGCGGCCCTGATTCTGTCGCGCTGCTGGATGTGTTCTCCCGCTTACAAGATGAACTCAACCTGGATATTCACGTTTGCCATGTCAATCATGGATTGCGCGGCTCAGCATCTTTTGAAGACGAACGCTTCGTTGTCCAACTGACGGGGCGTTATATTCTTCCACTCACCGTACGCCGGTTTGAGCCGGATGAAATTGAAACAATCCGCGCAGGCAATCTGGAAGAAGAAGCGCGCAATTTGCGCTATCAAAAACTCATCCATACCGCAGAAGAACTCAACCTGTCGCCCATCGTGACGGGCCATACTTTGAGCGACCAGGCGGAAACCGTATTACACCGGATTGTTCGTTCCAGCGGCATAACCGGTTTGAGCGCGATTGCTCCTATGCGAAATGATGTCGAGCCTCCGGTTGTGCGTCCTTTGATTTCGCATACCCGCGACGAGATCATGCAGTATATTCAAGAAGAAAAACTCGAATATTGCCGCGACCAGATGAATGAGGAACTGGCGTTTACGCGAGTGCGAATTCGTAAGGAATTACTACCGCTGATTCGAGATACATTAAACCCGAACATTGAAGAAGCGCTTGGCCGGCTCGCGTGCGTCGCGCAAGAAGAAGAAACCTTTTGGAACCAGTGGATAGACGGCGTACATCAGCAGATTGGCGAGGCGGAAGAAGACTCGCCGGCCGACCGGGAGCGCTTTTTGCGTCTAAGCCGGGCCGAGCAGCGCCGATTGCTGCGGCGATATATTCAAACGTATAACGTCGATCTCTCATTCGTGAATGTTGACGATTCAATCGAATTGCTGATGGGAGAAAAACCGCAAGGCGAAATTCATATCAGCAGCGAAGTCCGCTTGTATCGGCGTTATGACCGCTTCTATTTTGCGGGGCCATCTCTGCCAGCCGAGCCAATGACTGAGATTGTGTTGAAGGCGCCGGGTGTGACGGTGATTTCTGACTTGCGCATCGAAGCCGTTGTTCAGGAATTTCCCGCTGAGGTGAAGCACCTGCCCCCGCAGGGCGCCTGGGTCGGAGAATTTGACGCAGGCAAAGTCATGCGCCCCATCACGGTCCGTACACGTAGGGACGGCGACGTGATTCGTCCGCTCGGCATGAGTGGAACCAAAAAGATCAAAAAAATATTGCAAGAAAAACAAATTCCTCAAGAAGAACGTGAACGCCTCCCGCTGGTATTTATGAACAATGAAACGGCCTGGGCGCCGGGATGTTGCCTCTCTCAATCATTTTGCGTTGACCACAACACTCAAACCATTTTGCGAATTGTCATTCGGAAAATCTAACGATGCTCTACGTTATGCTTGCTGCTGGATTTCTTATGTTGTTTTTTGGCGGTGAAGCATTAATTCGCGGCGCCGCATCGTTAGCAAAACGCATCGGCGTTTCTCCATTGGTGATCGGTTTAACTGTAGTGGGCTTTGGTACGTCAATGCCGGAAATGGTGGTGAGCGTTCAGGCGTCGCTTGTAAAACAACCTGATATCTCCGTCGGAAACGTGGTTGGAAGCAACATCGCCAATATTCTATTAATACTGGGCGTCACTGCGATCATATCCCCTCTGAAATGCAAACCTGCTTTGTTGTACCGCGACTCTAGCATCATGGTTGCCGCCACTATTTTCTTTGTTACCATATCGTTTTGGGGAACGATCGGGGCTGCGACCGGCGTATTCATGTTGGCGTCATTGGCGGCGTTTATTTTTTACACCTATTGGTCAGAAGCAAAGTGGAACGCCCCTTCAGCCGAACTCCGAACGCAAACCGCTGATTTGGCGCCGCAAGAATACAACATCATTTTCAGCATGACGTTAATCGTGATCGGCCTTGGGTTGTTAATTGCAGGTTCACGTTTTTTTGTCGGCGGCGCAGTCGGTTTGTCGCGCCAGTGGGGCGTTCCCGAAGCGATCATCGGGCTTACTCTGGTCGCAGTCGGAACTTCGCTTCCTGAACTTGCAACATCAGTTCTTGCTGCATTTCGCGGTCAAAGCGATGTCGCCGTCGGTAACATCATCGGCAGTAATATTTTCAATATATTGGGAATACTCGGCGTTGCGTCCATCATAGCGCCTATTGCAGTCTCTTCTCAAATTGCTACCTTTGATAATTGGGTGATGCTCAGCGTCGCGCTTTTGTTATGTTCGTTCATGTTTACCGGATGGAAAATCAGCCGCTGGGAAGGCGCTATTTTTTTAGTGGTATATTGCGTATACATATTTATCTTGTATTAGTTGAGTAAGATCGAATTGAAGCAGGAATAATGAAAATACGCATATTGGAATGATGATGACTAAATGCGAACCGGCGCCGCATATCGTGATGCTTCACAAAGCGTATCCCCCGTGGGTGGGCGGCGTGGAGCGGCATATTCGCGATGTGAGCGAGGCGTTGGTTGAACGCGGGTGGCGCGTAACTGCGCTCGTCTGTAATGACGCGCGGTTTGAAACCCGCGAATGGCGCGGCGGCGTTCGGGTCATTCGCGTCCCGCGATGGGGAAGCGTGTTATCGCAGCCGTTAACGACTCGGTATGCGCACTGGCTAAAGCGCCTGAAACCGGATATCGTCCATGCTCATACGCCGTTTCCGCTGGCGTGGCTGATGGTCAGGCGTGTCCCGAAATCAACGCCCGTCATCTGCACTTGGCATAGCGACATTGTCCGGCAAAAAGCGATCATGCCGCTGCTGCGTCCATTTGAATTAGGATTTCTAAAGCGTTGCAACCAGATCGTTGCGACTTCGCCGCGATTGATTGAATTTTCCCGTGCATTGCGCCCAGTGAAAGACCGATGCGTATCTATTCCATTGAGTTTGCCGCCTTGCGGTCACAACAAACTGAGCAATGCTATCGCTTTTTCAGAAACCCAGCCGGAGCACGCGAAACCTACCTTATTATTTGTTGGACGCTTGGTTGGCTATAAGGGCTTGAAGTATCTTATACAAGCAATGAAATCACTCGACGCCCATCTATTGATCGCTGGCGACGGCCCGTTGCGGGGCGTATTACAAACTCAGGTGGAACGCGCGGGACTCGCTGACCGAATTTCATTTCTTGGGTATGTTGATGATGAGACAAAGCGAAGTTTATATCGCGCGGCGGACGTATTTGTCTTGCCTTCGGTTTCAGCCAATGAAGCGTTTGGCTATGTGCTGCTTGAAGCCATGAGCGAAGGGCTTCCAGTGGTGACTTGCGATTTGCCGACTGGAGTTTCGTATGTGAATCAACATCAACAAACGGGCTTGATTGTTCCACCCAAAAATGCGGACGCATTAAGAGAAGCCATACAGCTATTAATCAGCGATATATCATTGCGGCGCGAATATGGAGCGGCTGCCCGGCGGAGAGTTGAGTCGGAATTTGATTTCAATCGAACTCTTGATTCGCTTGAGGCGGTTTACCGTCAGTCGCTGCCGGGTTGAATCCGCTGATTTTCCGGCATGATTTCATCTGCAATTATTGTGATCCGTCGCAGTTCATTTTGGACTTCAAGGCGTTTTGCTTCCATTACTGTTTTGTCTGCATCGGCTGGAACTTCGATTGGGTTTCCAACAACCTGGCGGATTTTTCCGAAGGGCAGGGGGGCAATGAACTTGTCCCAACTTTTGTGAAAACGAATGCATCGGCTGCTTGACCAGGCAACAGGCAAAATGGGGATCTTCGCCAAGTGCGCCAATTGAACGATTCCTGCGTGAGCAACTTCTCGCGGACCGCGCGGCCCATCGGGGGTGATCGCGGCGCATTTTCCATCTTTTAAGTGATGCAATAAGTCTCGGAGTCCACCGACGCCCCGGTTCGAACTCGAACCCCGGCTTGCATGGAAACCAAAACGGTACATGGTTTGAGCGATGAACTCACCGTCCCGGCTTTGTGAAACCAGCGTCGAGATTTTTGTGTTTTTGTAATAGTAAAGAGGAAATATCTGGCAGCTGTGCCAAAAACAAAAAATGAATGGGCCGTCTTCTCGAATTTGTTTCTTCGTGAATGGCCTGCCGATTGCTTCAAAGCGGTTTGTGATCCCGACCGCCTGAATATAGGCGTAGGCGGCGTAAGAAGCGAGAATTGGGACGCGATTTGAATCAGACATGCTTTATCGTTATCGCTAACGGAGTTCTGCGCGGCGCACTTCGCGGTCCATATCGCGGCGCTTAATGTCTTCACGCTTGTCAAATTGCTTTTTGCCTTGCGCCAATGCAATATCGAGTTTGGCTTTGCCCCGGGTAAAGTAAATTCGCAATGGAACCAGCGTATAGCCTTTTTGCTGGACTTTGCCAAACAAACGCACGATTTCGCTTTTGTGCATCAGGAGTTTGCGGCGGCGCTTGGGGTCATGATTAAAAACATTGCCCTGTTCATAGGGGCTGATATGGCAATCGTATAAGAAGATTTCTCCATTATTGATGCTGGCGTGGCTATCTTGCAGGTTGGCTTTTCCTTGACGCAACGATTTGACTTCGGTGCCTTGCAAAACGACGCCAACCTGGAAGGTTTCTAGAAAATGATAGTCATATCGCGCTTTTCGGTTTTGCGCGACGATCTGTTTTGGATTGTCTTCTGAGTGTGCTTTTGACATAATTAATTCATTCTATATTTCTGGCAATCATCATGCGTGTATTTATTGTAAGAATCAATGCCTTACGTGTTTGTGGGTCAAGTCTCCCGACAATCTTCGTTTTTGCGTTGCCTCACGATATGATGACCGTTGTTGATGATATGGAAACATGTTCATCTACGCATGGGAATACTTCATCGAAAGGTAACAATTAAATGATGTTAGACGCGCTGAAATCACGAATCAAAAACCGCGAAGCTGTCGTCGGGGTGGTGGGGTTGGGTTACGTTGGGTTGCCCATCGTGATGATTACGACGCAAGCAGGATTCCGAACCATTGGGTTTGATATAGATAACAAAAAAGTTGAGTCCTTACAAAAAGGGGAATCTTATATTCACCATATTCCCTCAGACGATATCAAAAAATTACGCGATGGCGGTTTGTTTGAAGCGACCACTGCGTATAAGCGTTTATCCGATGTGGATGCAATTCTCATTTGCGTACCAACGCCGTTGAACGAATTCCGCGAGCCTGATCTCGCCGCCGTTGATGCAACCGCAGATGCGATTGCTGAAACGCTTCGTAAAGGGCAGCTGGTTATTTTAGAAAGCACGACCTACCCCGGTACCACAGAAGAACGCATCCGTCCGCGTTTAGAAGAAAAAGGCTTTAAGGCGGGTGAAGATTTCTTCTTGACCTATTCGCCTGAGCGTGAAGACCCGGGCAGAAAAGACCATACCACCCGAACGATTCCGAAGGTGTTTGGCGGGACAACGCCAAATTGTCTTGATGCGGGTACGACCTTATATGAATGTATTTTTGAAACGGTTGTGCAAGTATCCTCGACGCAAGCGGCGGAATTGACGAAGTTGCTGGAGAATATTTTCCGCTCCGTCAACATCGCTTTAGTGAACGAACTCAAAATGCTCTGCGACCGCATGGACATCGACGTGTGGGAAGTCATTGGCGCCGCGTCAACCAAACCGTTTGGCTACCAACCATTTTATCCTGGCCCTGGATTGGGCGGACACTGTATTCCCATAGATCCATTTTATCTTACTTGGAAAGCGCGCGAGTATGAATTTTCGACCCGCTTCATTGAGCTCGCTGGCGAAGTGAATACGGGAATGCCGCGTTTTGTCGTCGGTAAATTGGTCGAAACATTAGCGAAATCCGGCGTCTTAATTAAGGACGCTAAAATTCTTGTCCTTGGCGTTGCATACAAAAAAGACGTTGATGATGTGCGCGAATCGCCTGCGCTTAAGGTCGTTGAAATAATGAAAGAATGGAATATGGATGTGAGTTACCATGATCCGTATATTCCTGTGTATCCCAAAGGCCGCCATGGCGATCTTGGGCTTTCTTCGGTTCCTCTCACGAAAGAGACAGTAGAAAATTCGGACGCGGTATTTATCTTGACCGACCATAATTGCATCGACTATTCGTGGGTGGTTGAACACGCAAAGATAGTAGTTGATACGCGCAACGCCACCAAAGACGTTGCAAATCACCGGGAGAAAATAGTTAAGGCGTAATGATGAACCAAGAGACGTCGCGGGAGCAGGTCGCTCATGATCTGAAACGCTACTATCAGACTAGCACGCTTTACCGCGACGATCTTCAGACGCATGATGAGCGTTTTCTGGAGCCGTATCTCATATTAATTGAACGCTACGTTCAACCGCCTGCGCGTGTGTTGGACGTAGGCTGCGGGACGGCGCTTTCAACCCGGATGTTGATGCAGCGCGGGTTTGATACCGTTGGCGTTGACCTTTCGCCGCTGTTTTTGCGCGTCGAAAAAGAAAGCCATCCCGCGACGGATTTGTCTGCTGCCGACGCGACCCAACTTCCATTTGAGGACGAGTCGTTCGACGTGGTTGCTGCGTTTGAATTTATTGAACACGCGCCGAATGTTCCCGCGTTGTTGGATGAACTCAAACGTGTGCTGCGGCCGCAAGGATTCTTATTCTTTCATTCGCCAAACCTCATCTCACCCTACCTGCCCGCGTATGACATCGCCCGAATGATGTGTGGCGGAGAGGGGCGCCCCGTGTTTGCTGAGACTCTTTCGCAAGCCTGGGGATGGTTGGGTGGAAATTTAATGTTATCTCTTAAAAAATGGGCGCATCCAAAACCCGGCTTTACCTACCGGGACCCGGATTTGTCCGAACGCCGCATCGGAGGCGACGCCGACAGCGTCTATCTGGCAAACCCGCTGGATTTGGCGTCGTATTTAAAACGACATGGGTTTATCATTGACCAACGCGCTCATGCCATGAGCTTTAAGAACAAAGTCTTGGCTGCGGTAACGCCGAATTTTGCGCCTTACATGGGATTGGTCGCCCACAAACGGAGCCGAACATGAGAGGCAAGAACGCGCCCATTCTAGAAGCTCGCTCGTTGGTGAAGCGCTTTGGCGCCCGCACTGTGGTGAATCAAGTAAGCGTTGAAGTTCACGCCCGCGAAATTGTAGGACTGTTAGGCCCTAACGGAGCAGGCAAGACAACCTCGTTCCGTATGATTATGGGTATCTTGGCGCCGGATGATGGAGAGATTTTTCTAGACGGCGTCGATATCGCCCGGCGAACATTAACGCAACGCGCGCGCATGGGCGTCGGGTATTTGGCGCAAGAGCCGTCCATCTTTCGCCGTCTGACCATTGAGCAAAATATCATGGTTGTGTTAGAAAACATGCCCTTAAGCGCATCCGAACGCAATGCGCATTGTCGTCAATTGCTTAAAGAAGCCGAACTCACTCACCTATTGGGCCGCAAGGCGGAGACGCTTTCGGGCGGCGAAAAACGCCGATTAGAAATTTGTCGCGCCTTGGCTGCGCGCCCTCGAATCTTACTACTGGATGAGCCGTTTTCCGGCGTGGACCCGATTGCGGTGTCGGAACTACAAGACATCATTCAAAAACTCAAAGAACGCGGTCTTGGTATTTTGATTACCGACCATAGCGTACGTGAAACGTTGGAAGTGACTGACCGCTCTTACATTATTCACGAAGGCAAAATCCTCACCCAGGGTTCCGCAAATAAACTGGTCAAAGACCCCATTGTGAGAGAGACATACCTGGGTGAAAAGTTTTATTATCGTGACGAAAAGTAATTAGAGAGAATCCGTATTTTCGAGTCTCGCATATAATGTGGGTAAACTTGTTATAGGAAATGATTGTGCGCAAAAGCAGCCCAAAGGAAATTGAAGAGCGGATTCAAGAGTTTAATTCCCTTTGCCGGGAACACGGCCTCAAAGTAACTCATCAAAGAATTGAAATCTATCGCGCGTTGCTTGAATCAGACGATCATCCGACTGCGGAAGATGTCTATAACCGCATTCGCGATAAAATTCCAATGGTTTCGGTTGACACCATTTACCGCACACTCGCGCTCTTTGAAGAACACAAACTTATTTCACGAGTTCAGTGCTTATCAGATAAAGGGCGCTTTGATAAAAATTTGGATAAACACCACCATTTTATTTGCGTAGAATGTAAGTCGGTTTTTGATTTTTATTGGCCTGAATTTGAGAAAATTTCTTTGCCCAAAAGCGCAAAAGAATATGGCAAGATTATGAATGAAAAAGTTGAACTGATGGGCGTCTGCAATAAATGCCAAAATTACAATGAGTGAATCTCCCCTAGATTTTTTCTGCATTGCAAATAAGAGCAATTCTTTTTAAAGATTATATATTATCTGGGTGGAGGGGACAACGTGCTGTCTAATTCAATTGAATTTCAACGACATGGATGTCGCGTTCGCGATCTTTGGCGGTTGTGATGATGTTGCCCTCTGCGTCTGACGCGACGCTTTGTCCGCCATAAATCCAACCCGTCCATGGACCTTTGCTGATGGCGCCGACAAGGTCGGTTCCGACTAACGGGGCGCCGATGGTCAACGCTGCGCGGGATACCGTCTTCTCGAGTTCTTCTCCATGGCGCGGCCATTTGTCTTCCGGCGCCGCCCATCCATACGGAACAAGCACTAAGTTGGGTTTTAATTTTGCCATTCGTTGAAGGTTTTCTTCAATGAAACTATCCGCGCAAATCAACAATCCAATTCGCCCGAATTTTGTATCAACAACTTTGATGTCGGTTCCAGGCTGATAAGACGGCGTCATCAATTCGGAGAGGATATTCATCTTGCGATGCTTGAGGAGGATACTCCCTTGATCGTCGATTAGAATCGCAGAGTCATGTAAATCGGCGCCATTTTTTTCCGCAAGGCCGATACAGATATAAATAGAATAATGTTTCGCCAATTGGCAGAGCCGGTTGCTGTCGTCGCCCGGGATGGGGAACGCCCGCTCATGAGCGTCGCTGTTGACCCAGCCTAAAATCGCGGTTTCTGGAAAGCAAATAATCTCTGCATTTGAGGCTTTCGCTTCCTGTATCGCGTTTTCAATGCGTACAAAATTTCCTTCGCGGTCGCCGTCGAGGCAGAAGATTTGCGCCATCGCCACGCGGACGGAATCTGGAGGATTTGACATAGACTGCTCCTTCTTTGACGGCGTAATGACCGCGCTGGTGAGTAAGCGAAAGGCTTCGTTCAGCGGGTGAGGCTCTTCGGGCATATCGCCGATGCGTGAATCGTTCCACGAAATGACGATATCGAGGCCGGGCAAGACTGCCATGCCGCGCATTCCATTGCGGTGGCCCAGGGCGGAGAACACGTCATGCGGCGCATCAGGCCAGCGCCGTTCGCTTTTTGCATTGACGCCGTTGATCCACCATAGCCAACTATAACTACCAACATGGTCGCATTGATTATCGGGGATGCGCTCAGAGCCAAGTGAACGCTGGCCTGCAATCATATCCGCTGCTTGTTTTCCTGCTCGCGGAAGGTCGGCGGGCAAGGGTGAAGTGATCGCTTGTTTGGCTAACGCTGCATCGAGTAAGCGCTTTTCGCCCCATGCTCCATCATGTTGATACAACAGCCCAAAGCGGGCAAAGTCTCTCGGCGAAATCGAGACGCGGCCCGGACGATTTCCTGACCCGAAGGCCATCATACTGGGATTGTCCTGACATTGAATCAAATCAGTGAGCATTGGATGAAATACGGTTTCATCCACATTTTCAAACTCTGCTTTGTAAACGCCTTTAAACAGGCTGTCCCAGAAAAGCGCCATCTGCCAGTCGTTATAGGCGAATGCGGTTCCAGGGGCTTCAACCAACCCATAGCAAGAAATCTGGTTCGCCATGTGTCGCCATGTGATTTTACGGTCAGGATATCCCTTGTCAGCATTAATGTCATTCAGGCGAGGCTCTAATTCAACAACGGGCTGGTCGAGGTTGGGGATGCGCTTGTCTTCCAGCGCTTTAAACAGAAAATGCGAAAACAACGGTTTACAGGCGGAGGCCACGTCGCCGCGTTTTTTATAATTGCCCCATGTATAAACCTGGTATCCATGCCGGGCGATGAAACCGCGTCCGCCGAGGTATTCGGCGACTTTGTCTAATGTCGCTTGCTCTAGTTCGACTTCTTGCGGAGAACGCGTTTTCCATTCAGCGCCGGGAAGCGTTTGCTCAAGCGCGAACGCGGGAAGTCCAAGCATGATTGCCGCAATTAGTCCCCAGTATTTCATTCTCTAATCTCCCTGCGTATTTTTTACACTGTATCAAAAATAGCGGAAAGCATCCAGGTAGTTTTACTGCAATGGCTTTGCGTGAGTATGTTGCCTGTGGTATTTTGGTGCAAGCATGAATTGAACATTGGGAGGCATCCATGAACGAGAATAACAATCAGAAATCAAAACGGCGAGACTTTATTCAATCTTCAGCAGTTGGCGCAGCGGGCTTGGTGTTAGTTAGCCCCAAAACGGCGTTCAGCGCGACGGCGAATTCAAAAATCGAGTTTGGCGTCATTGGCTGTGGAGGCCGTGGGCAGTTTATCACGCGAAAATTATTTCAAAATGCAGAAGATGACGTGCAGATTGTTGCCATACAAGACCCGTTTAAAGACCGCACCACTCAAATGACAGACCGCTACCCCATTGATGATGCGCGGGTCTATACGGGTATGGACGCTTACAAGGGATTGCTCGATCAGAACCTCGACGCAGTCGTCGTCACCAGCCCACCGTATTTTCACCCTCAGCAAGTCAAGGAGGTAGTCGATGCAGGCAAGCACGTCTGGATCGCCAAGCCGGTGGCGGTGGATGTCCCCGGGTGCCAAAGTATTTTAGAGAGTTCCAAAAAAGCGAAGGGCAAGTCGAATTTTCTGGTTGACTTCCAGACTCGCAATAGCCCGAATTTTAAAGAATGTATGAAGCGCGTCCATGCGGGCGCTATCGGCGAGCCAGTCTTGGGGCATGTCTACTATCATGCTGGACGGCTTGGCGCGCGTCCGTCAGAGGGGATGTCGAAAGGCGAGGCTCGGCTACGCAATTGGATGTTCGATATCAAACTTTCAGGCGATATTATCGTTGAACAAAATGTTCACGTTTTAGATGTTGGTAATTGGTTCCAGAAAGACGCGCACCCAATCAAAGCCGTCGGTACCGGTGGACGCAAAGCGCGGACGGACATCGGAGATTGCTGGGACCATTTTGTGATTGCCTTTACCTATCCAAACGATGTGAAAATCGACTTCAGTTCCGCGCAGTTTACCAAAGGCTATGACGACCTCTGCGCCCGCATGTATGGCAGCAAAGGCACGGCGGAGACGCACTACTGCGGCGCGCAGTGGGGCAGAGGCCCGGTTTCGATCTTCGGCGACAACCCCTGGCCGGGCGTCGAACGCGACAACACTTGGGATAGCGGCGTCGATAATAATGTGAAAGATTTCATCGCGGGCGCCCGCTCTGGCAAATTCGTGAATCACGGCGACTATGCGGTCAGTTCAACTCTCACAGGCGTCTTGGGGCGCACCGCCGCCTATTCTGGCGAAGAAGTCACCTGGGATGAAATGATGAAGAAGAACGAAAAGTTTGACGCAGGACTGAAGTTGTAAGCCGGGTAGGGTGGGCGCAAATTGTATAGCAATTTAGCCCACCCTATTACTCCATTATTATGGCGTACGTTTCAATAACACTCCCAGTTGGCGGCGGCGGATTCCTCGTTGATCGTCGCAACATAGACGTCATGTCCCCAATATGTTGCAGGAAGGCTTATTTCTGATTCGTCTTCGGGAACTAAGGGATAACCGACAGAAAATGCCACGTTAGAACCATCGTAAGACGGATAAAACCAGCTAGAGACACTCAT encodes the following:
- a CDS encoding Fur family transcriptional regulator, with amino-acid sequence MRKSSPKEIEERIQEFNSLCREHGLKVTHQRIEIYRALLESDDHPTAEDVYNRIRDKIPMVSVDTIYRTLALFEEHKLISRVQCLSDKGRFDKNLDKHHHFICVECKSVFDFYWPEFEKISLPKSAKEYGKIMNEKVELMGVCNKCQNYNE
- a CDS encoding methyltransferase domain-containing protein, which produces MMNQETSREQVAHDLKRYYQTSTLYRDDLQTHDERFLEPYLILIERYVQPPARVLDVGCGTALSTRMLMQRGFDTVGVDLSPLFLRVEKESHPATDLSAADATQLPFEDESFDVVAAFEFIEHAPNVPALLDELKRVLRPQGFLFFHSPNLISPYLPAYDIARMMCGGEGRPVFAETLSQAWGWLGGNLMLSLKKWAHPKPGFTYRDPDLSERRIGGDADSVYLANPLDLASYLKRHGFIIDQRAHAMSFKNKVLAAVTPNFAPYMGLVAHKRSRT
- a CDS encoding calcium/sodium antiporter yields the protein MLYVMLAAGFLMLFFGGEALIRGAASLAKRIGVSPLVIGLTVVGFGTSMPEMVVSVQASLVKQPDISVGNVVGSNIANILLILGVTAIISPLKCKPALLYRDSSIMVAATIFFVTISFWGTIGAATGVFMLASLAAFIFYTYWSEAKWNAPSAELRTQTADLAPQEYNIIFSMTLIVIGLGLLIAGSRFFVGGAVGLSRQWGVPEAIIGLTLVAVGTSLPELATSVLAAFRGQSDVAVGNIIGSNIFNILGILGVASIIAPIAVSSQIATFDNWVMLSVALLLCSFMFTGWKISRWEGAIFLVVYCVYIFILY
- a CDS encoding lysophospholipid acyltransferase family protein, which produces MSDSNRVPILASYAAYAYIQAVGITNRFEAIGRPFTKKQIREDGPFIFCFWHSCQIFPLYYYKNTKISTLVSQSRDGEFIAQTMYRFGFHASRGSSSNRGVGGLRDLLHHLKDGKCAAITPDGPRGPREVAHAGIVQLAHLAKIPILPVAWSSSRCIRFHKSWDKFIAPLPFGKIRQVVGNPIEVPADADKTVMEAKRLEVQNELRRITIIADEIMPENQRIQPGSD
- the tilS gene encoding tRNA lysidine(34) synthetase TilS, producing MTTYAYTFRERALNAIQRYGMLKKGARPLLAVSGGPDSVALLDVFSRLQDELNLDIHVCHVNHGLRGSASFEDERFVVQLTGRYILPLTVRRFEPDEIETIRAGNLEEEARNLRYQKLIHTAEELNLSPIVTGHTLSDQAETVLHRIVRSSGITGLSAIAPMRNDVEPPVVRPLISHTRDEIMQYIQEEKLEYCRDQMNEELAFTRVRIRKELLPLIRDTLNPNIEEALGRLACVAQEEETFWNQWIDGVHQQIGEAEEDSPADRERFLRLSRAEQRRLLRRYIQTYNVDLSFVNVDDSIELLMGEKPQGEIHISSEVRLYRRYDRFYFAGPSLPAEPMTEIVLKAPGVTVISDLRIEAVVQEFPAEVKHLPPQGAWVGEFDAGKVMRPITVRTRRDGDVIRPLGMSGTKKIKKILQEKQIPQEERERLPLVFMNNETAWAPGCCLSQSFCVDHNTQTILRIVIRKI
- the lptB gene encoding LPS export ABC transporter ATP-binding protein, translated to MRGKNAPILEARSLVKRFGARTVVNQVSVEVHAREIVGLLGPNGAGKTTSFRMIMGILAPDDGEIFLDGVDIARRTLTQRARMGVGYLAQEPSIFRRLTIEQNIMVVLENMPLSASERNAHCRQLLKEAELTHLLGRKAETLSGGEKRRLEICRALAARPRILLLDEPFSGVDPIAVSELQDIIQKLKERGLGILITDHSVRETLEVTDRSYIIHEGKILTQGSANKLVKDPIVRETYLGEKFYYRDEK
- the smpB gene encoding SsrA-binding protein SmpB gives rise to the protein MSKAHSEDNPKQIVAQNRKARYDYHFLETFQVGVVLQGTEVKSLRQGKANLQDSHASINNGEIFLYDCHISPYEQGNVFNHDPKRRRKLLMHKSEIVRLFGKVQQKGYTLVPLRIYFTRGKAKLDIALAQGKKQFDKREDIKRRDMDREVRRAELR
- a CDS encoding glycosyltransferase, with protein sequence MMMTKCEPAPHIVMLHKAYPPWVGGVERHIRDVSEALVERGWRVTALVCNDARFETREWRGGVRVIRVPRWGSVLSQPLTTRYAHWLKRLKPDIVHAHTPFPLAWLMVRRVPKSTPVICTWHSDIVRQKAIMPLLRPFELGFLKRCNQIVATSPRLIEFSRALRPVKDRCVSIPLSLPPCGHNKLSNAIAFSETQPEHAKPTLLFVGRLVGYKGLKYLIQAMKSLDAHLLIAGDGPLRGVLQTQVERAGLADRISFLGYVDDETKRSLYRAADVFVLPSVSANEAFGYVLLEAMSEGLPVVTCDLPTGVSYVNQHQQTGLIVPPKNADALREAIQLLISDISLRREYGAAARRRVESEFDFNRTLDSLEAVYRQSLPG
- a CDS encoding nucleotide sugar dehydrogenase → MMLDALKSRIKNREAVVGVVGLGYVGLPIVMITTQAGFRTIGFDIDNKKVESLQKGESYIHHIPSDDIKKLRDGGLFEATTAYKRLSDVDAILICVPTPLNEFREPDLAAVDATADAIAETLRKGQLVILESTTYPGTTEERIRPRLEEKGFKAGEDFFLTYSPEREDPGRKDHTTRTIPKVFGGTTPNCLDAGTTLYECIFETVVQVSSTQAAELTKLLENIFRSVNIALVNELKMLCDRMDIDVWEVIGAASTKPFGYQPFYPGPGLGGHCIPIDPFYLTWKAREYEFSTRFIELAGEVNTGMPRFVVGKLVETLAKSGVLIKDAKILVLGVAYKKDVDDVRESPALKVVEIMKEWNMDVSYHDPYIPVYPKGRHGDLGLSSVPLTKETVENSDAVFILTDHNCIDYSWVVEHAKIVVDTRNATKDVANHREKIVKA